The following coding sequences lie in one Glycine soja cultivar W05 chromosome 16, ASM419377v2, whole genome shotgun sequence genomic window:
- the LOC114390171 gene encoding late embryogenesis abundant protein At1g64065, with amino-acid sequence MLETEQARPLAPSIERQSSDEDNTTPHPQTQGHKKLIKRCACPLISLLLIAIVIIVLIFTVFRVKDPVITMNSIKITKLQLVNTMSQQPGANMSLVADVSVKNPNVASFRYSNTTTSLYYHGVIVGEARGPPGRAKARRTLRMNVTIDVITARVISSPDFVTDLGSGLLTMSSFSRVPGQVKILNLIKRHVVVKMNCTTTFNISTQAIKEQSCKRKVKL; translated from the coding sequence ATGCTAGAGACGGAGCAAGCAAGACCATTAGCCCCATCAATAGAGCGCCAAAGCAGCGATGAGGATAACACCACTCCACACCCTCAAACACAAGGCCACAAAAAACTCATCAAACGTTGTGCTTGCCCATTAATCTCTTTACTTCTCATAGCAATAGTGATCATAGTTTTAATCTTCACAGTATTTCGTGTCAAGGACCCCGTGATCACAATGAACAGCATCAAGATCACAAAGCTCCAACTTGTCAACACCATGTCACAACAACCCGGGGCCAACATGTCCTTAGTCGCTGACGTGTCGGTGAAGAACCCTAACGTTGCATCCTTTAGGTATAGCAACACCACCACGAGTTTGTACTACCATGGTGTCATTGTGGGGGAGGCTAGAGGACCACCTGGGAGGGCCAAGGCCAGAAGAACATTGAGGATGAATGTCACAATTGATGTCATCACCGCTCGCGTCATTTCTAGCCCGGATTTTGTGACGGATTTAGGTTCCGGGTTGTTGACTATGAGCAGCTTCTCTAGAGTTCCTGGGCAGGTCAAGATCTTGAACTTGATTAAGAGACATGTTGTTGTGAAAATGAATTGCACcaccacttttaatatttcCACACAGGCGATTAAGGAGCAAAGTTGTAAGCGGAAGGTTAAACTTTAG
- the LOC114390671 gene encoding uncharacterized protein LOC114390671 isoform X1 — translation MALTATTSINISHHSTLIFPPKQHKQHLRIHRFRCSGTNPNKESESQNNAILKLAWYSSELLGIAASVFRSPSNEEVPPQRLLQTIDRAAVVDTIKQDFERSYFVTGDLTLNAYEEDCEFADPAGSFKGLQRFKRNCTNFGSLLEKSNMKLMKWEDFEDKGIGHWRFNCILSFPWRPILSATGYTEYYFDARSGKVCRHVEHWNVPKKALFKQILRPSRGFGLKDYVNRWLKAVQMKL, via the exons atGGCATTAACTGCCACTACTTCAATCAACATAAGTCACCATAGCACTTTGATTTTTCCTCCGAAACAACACAAGCAGCACCTTAGAATCCACAGGTTTCGATGCAGTGGAACTAATCCGAACAAAGAGTCGGAATCACAGAACAATGCAATTCTCAAGCTTGCATGGTATAGTTCCGAGCTTCTTGGCATTGCAGCGTCCGTTTTCCGTTCACCATCTAATGAGGAAgttcctcctcagaggcttctTCAGACCATTGATCGTGCTGCGGTTGTGGACACTATCAAACAAGACTTTGAAAGATCCTATTTTGTCACAG GAGATCTGACATTAAATGCTTATGAAGAGGATTGTGAATTTGCAGACCCAGCAGGCTCATTTAAAGGGCTTCAGCGATTCAAAAGGAACTGCACTAATTTTGGATCCCTTCTGGAGAAGTCAAACATGAAGCTGATGAAGTGGGAAGATTTTGAA GACAAAGGAATTGGACATTGGCGATTCAACTGTATCTTGTCCTTTCCTTGGAGGCCCATTCTTTCTG CAACTGGATACACAGAATACTATTTTGATGCACGATCGGGAAAAGTATGCAG GCATGTGGAGCACTGGAATGTTCCCAAAAAGGCATTGTTCAAGCAAATTCTAAGGCCTAGTCGTGGATTTGGCTTAAAAGATTATGTGAATAGGTGGTTGAAAGCAGTGCAGATGAAGCTTTAA
- the LOC114390671 gene encoding uncharacterized protein LOC114390671 isoform X2, which translates to MALTATTSINISHHSTLIFPPKQHKQHLRIHRFRCSGTNPNKESESQNNAILKLAWYSSELLGIAASVFRSPSNEEVPPQRLLQTIDRAAVVDTIKQDFERSYFVTDPAGSFKGLQRFKRNCTNFGSLLEKSNMKLMKWEDFEDKGIGHWRFNCILSFPWRPILSATGYTEYYFDARSGKVCRHVEHWNVPKKALFKQILRPSRGFGLKDYVNRWLKAVQMKL; encoded by the exons atGGCATTAACTGCCACTACTTCAATCAACATAAGTCACCATAGCACTTTGATTTTTCCTCCGAAACAACACAAGCAGCACCTTAGAATCCACAGGTTTCGATGCAGTGGAACTAATCCGAACAAAGAGTCGGAATCACAGAACAATGCAATTCTCAAGCTTGCATGGTATAGTTCCGAGCTTCTTGGCATTGCAGCGTCCGTTTTCCGTTCACCATCTAATGAGGAAgttcctcctcagaggcttctTCAGACCATTGATCGTGCTGCGGTTGTGGACACTATCAAACAAGACTTTGAAAGATCCTATTTTGTCACAG ACCCAGCAGGCTCATTTAAAGGGCTTCAGCGATTCAAAAGGAACTGCACTAATTTTGGATCCCTTCTGGAGAAGTCAAACATGAAGCTGATGAAGTGGGAAGATTTTGAA GACAAAGGAATTGGACATTGGCGATTCAACTGTATCTTGTCCTTTCCTTGGAGGCCCATTCTTTCTG CAACTGGATACACAGAATACTATTTTGATGCACGATCGGGAAAAGTATGCAG GCATGTGGAGCACTGGAATGTTCCCAAAAAGGCATTGTTCAAGCAAATTCTAAGGCCTAGTCGTGGATTTGGCTTAAAAGATTATGTGAATAGGTGGTTGAAAGCAGTGCAGATGAAGCTTTAA
- the LOC114390293 gene encoding desiccation protectant protein Lea14 homolog codes for MSQLLDKAKNFVSEKVNDMAKPEASVTDVDFKRVSKDNVEYLAKVSVRNPYSTSIPICEINYSFKSASREIASGKIPDPGSLKAKDTTMVDVPVKVPYSILMSLAKDIGADWDIDYQLDLGLVIDVPVIGIFTIPLSQKGEIKLPTLSTMFA; via the exons ATGTCGCAGTTGCTGGATAAAGCCAAGAACTTCGTGTCGGAGAAGGTAAATGATATGGCCAAGCCGGAGGCGAGTGTCACTGACGTGGACTTCAAGCGCGTGAGCAAAGATAATGTCGAGTACTTGGCCAAGGTCTCTGTTCGTAACCCTTATTCAACTTCCATACCCATTTGTGAGATCAACTACTCTTTCAAAAGCGCATCCAG GGAGATAGCATCAGGGAAAATTCCAGACCCAGGATCGTTGAAGGCAAAGGACACAACAATGGTGGATGTGCCAGTTAAGGTTCCATACAGCATATTGATGAGCTTGGCAAAGGACATTGGTGCTGACTGGGACATAGACTATCAATTGGATCTTGGTCTGGTTATTGATGTTCCTGTCATTGGCATCTTCACCATTCCTCTCTCTCAGAAAGGAGAGATCAAGCTACCAACCCTCTCTACCATGTTCGCCTAA
- the LOC114390334 gene encoding probable WRKY transcription factor 43 has protein sequence MESQDPQNSPPFLFTPMSMMQNPNLEPQGLHDDIDWVSLFSGQSNFLADANAMMECASSSSSSSSSSCALMAEKSDKETMKGGRLRKTTRPRFAFQTRSEDDILDDGYRWRKYGQKAVKNNIHPRSYYRCTHHTCNVKKQVQRLSKDTSIVVTTYEGIHNHPCEKLMETLTPLLRQMQFLSRLASNNNGGPSSLL, from the exons ATGGAAAGCCAAGATCCACAAAACTCTCCTCCCTTCCTTTTCACTCCCATGTCAATGATGCAAAACCCAAATTTGGAACCTCAAGGCTTGCATGATGACATAGACTGGGTTAGCCTTTTCTCTGGCCAGAGCAACTTCCTTGCGGATGCCAATGCGATGATGGAAtgcgcttcttcttcttcttcttcttcgtcctCCTCGTGTGCTTTGATGGCTGAAAAGAGTGATAAAGAGACAATGAAAGGGGGTAGATTGAGGAAGACAACACGACCCAGGTTTGCGTTTCAGACGAGAAGTGAAGATGATATTTTGGATGATGGTTATCGTTGGAGGAAGTATGGACAGAAAGCTGTGAAGAACAACATACATCCCAG AAGCTACTACCGTTGCACGCATCATACATGCAATGTGAAGAAACAGGTGCAAAGGTTATCCAAAGACACAAGCATCGTGGTGACCACTTACGAGGGAATTCACAATCACCCATGCGAAAAGCTCATGGAAACCCTAACGCCCCTTCTGAGGCAAATGCAGTTTCTCTCTAGGTTAGCTTCCAATAATAACGGCGGTCCTTCTTCTCTGCTATAG
- the LOC114389649 gene encoding 39S ribosomal protein L46, mitochondrial-like isoform X2 gives MKMSLVWPLLTRRGFSTSSENLVASVLFERLPVVIPKIDPVVYAFQEFSFRWRQQYQRRYPDEFLDKSDARGKGDYQIDYVPAPRITEADQSNDRRSLQRALDRRLYLLLYGNAYGAPSGKPVWHFPEKVYESEDTMRKCAESALKSVIGDLSNTYFVGNAPMAHMVVQPTENQSESTSFKRFFFKSQVIAKNKFDIGKCEDFVWVTKDELTEYFPEQAEFLNKMIIS, from the exons ATGAAAATGTCACTGGTTTGGCCTCTCTTAACGAGGCGAGGATTCAGCACAAGCTCTGAGAATCTTGTTGCTTCTGTGCTCTTTGAGAGATTGCCAGTGGTCATTCCCAAAATTGATCCTGTGGTTTATGCATTTCAAGAATTCTC GTTTCGATGGCGACAACAATATCAACGCAGATACCCTGATGAATTTCTTGACAAATCTGATGCAAG GGGGAAAGGTGATTATCAGATTGACTATGTGCCAGCACCACGAATCACTGAAGCCGACCAAAGTAATGACCGAAG GTCATTACAAAGAGCTCTTGACAGAAGACTCTACCTTCTTCTCTATGGTAATGCATATGGGGCTCCAAGTGGGAAGCCTGTGTGGCATTTTCCAGAGAAAGTTTATGAATCAGAGGACACCATGCGCAAG tGTGCAGAGTCTGCTTTAAAATCAGTCATAGGAGATCTTTCTAATACATATTTTGTTGGAAATGCTCCAATGGCCCATATGGTTGTTCAGCCAACAGAAAACCAGTCCGAATCCACATCTTTTAAG CGATTCTTCTTCAAGTCACAAGTaattgctaaaaacaagttcgaCATCGGAAAATGTGAGGATTTTGTCTGGGTGACAAAGGATGAATTGACGGAGTATTTTCCCGAGCAAGCCGAGTTTTTAAATAAGATGATCATTAGCTGA
- the LOC114389649 gene encoding 39S ribosomal protein L46, mitochondrial-like isoform X1, translated as MHRFRMKMSLVWPLLTRRGFSTSSENLVASVLFERLPVVIPKIDPVVYAFQEFSFRWRQQYQRRYPDEFLDKSDARGKGDYQIDYVPAPRITEADQSNDRRSLQRALDRRLYLLLYGNAYGAPSGKPVWHFPEKVYESEDTMRKCAESALKSVIGDLSNTYFVGNAPMAHMVVQPTENQSESTSFKRFFFKSQVIAKNKFDIGKCEDFVWVTKDELTEYFPEQAEFLNKMIIS; from the exons ATGCATAGATTCAGGATGAAAATGTCACTGGTTTGGCCTCTCTTAACGAGGCGAGGATTCAGCACAAGCTCTGAGAATCTTGTTGCTTCTGTGCTCTTTGAGAGATTGCCAGTGGTCATTCCCAAAATTGATCCTGTGGTTTATGCATTTCAAGAATTCTC GTTTCGATGGCGACAACAATATCAACGCAGATACCCTGATGAATTTCTTGACAAATCTGATGCAAG GGGGAAAGGTGATTATCAGATTGACTATGTGCCAGCACCACGAATCACTGAAGCCGACCAAAGTAATGACCGAAG GTCATTACAAAGAGCTCTTGACAGAAGACTCTACCTTCTTCTCTATGGTAATGCATATGGGGCTCCAAGTGGGAAGCCTGTGTGGCATTTTCCAGAGAAAGTTTATGAATCAGAGGACACCATGCGCAAG tGTGCAGAGTCTGCTTTAAAATCAGTCATAGGAGATCTTTCTAATACATATTTTGTTGGAAATGCTCCAATGGCCCATATGGTTGTTCAGCCAACAGAAAACCAGTCCGAATCCACATCTTTTAAG CGATTCTTCTTCAAGTCACAAGTaattgctaaaaacaagttcgaCATCGGAAAATGTGAGGATTTTGTCTGGGTGACAAAGGATGAATTGACGGAGTATTTTCCCGAGCAAGCCGAGTTTTTAAATAAGATGATCATTAGCTGA